The following coding sequences lie in one Labrus bergylta chromosome 5, fLabBer1.1, whole genome shotgun sequence genomic window:
- the asip1 gene encoding agouti signaling protein 1 — translation MHSVLLLGCFVLCAATQYLFGSAHMIPEERLSNNRVVVSNALSQNLEVPSPPVLIVELPKSTRKNRKSKKQRKNKFGVKKRPSPPANCIPLRGSCKSPNNVCCDFCAFCQCRLFRTVCFCRMGNPRC, via the exons ATGCATTCCGTCCTGTTGCTCGGCTGCTTTGTCCTCTGTGCTGCAACACAGTACCTTTTCGGCTCCGCCCACATGATCCCAGAGGAGCGACTCTCCAACAACAGGGTGGTTGTTTCTAATGCTCTGTCTCAAAACCTTGAGGTCCCCTCACCTCCTGTTCTCATTGTAG AGCTGCCTAAATCGACGaggaagaacaggaagtcaaagaaacagagaaag aacaAATTTGGTGTGAAGAAGCGCCCTTCTCCCCCTGCTAACTGTATCCCCCTGCGGGGAAGCTGTAAGTCTCCCAACAACGTGTGCTGTGATTTCTGTGCCTTCTGTCAGTGCCGGCTCTTCAGAACAGTCTGTTTCTGTCGGATGGGTAACCCTCGCTGCTGA